CGATACCTATTTCATCTATGGCCTGGTCCAGCTGCTGCTGTGCCTTCCCCTGCACCTCATGCTCGACCGGCACCAGGCGCCGCGCGTGGCGCCGGCCGCCAGCCGCACCCGGGCCGACTTCACCCTGCGCCAGGCCCTCCACCATCCCATGTTCTGGATGCTGGCGCTGGCGCTGGCGGCCAACCAGTTCATTTTCTCGGCCCTCTCGGTCCACCTGATCGGCATCCTGCAGGGCTTTGGCCATTCCGTCACCAGCGTGGTCATCATGTCGTCCCTGATCGGCCCCATGCTGGTGGCCGGGCGCCTGCTGGAAATGACCTTCGGGCACCGCGTGGGCGCCGACACCCTGGGCAAGCTGTGCTTTGCCACCTTGCCGGCAGCCATGCTGCTGGTCATGTTCCTGGGCCGCCATCAGCTGGCCATGGCCCTGTTCTGCGCGGTATACGGCCTGGCCACCGGCATCCTGACCATCGTGCGCGGGACCGTGCCCCAGCTGCTGTTTGGGACGCGCAATTATGGCGCCATTGCCGGCGCCCTTGCCACGCCATCCCTCCTGACCAAGGCCGCCGGGCCCCTGGCCGTCGCTGCCATGATGGGGGCCCAGGCCGGTCCCGCGCCCCTGTTCGGCATGCTGCTCGCGTTTTCCCTCGTCTCCCTGGTGCTCTACCTGCTGGCGCTGCGCGGCCAGGCCGCCGCGCCCGCACCAGTGGCGACCGGCTAGAATAGCCCTATTGCCACTTTCCGAGTACGCCATGGCCCGCCTGCAGCTCGACTTTCCCGAAGAACAGTATTACTACACGACCCCGCTCACCGTGCGCGTGACGGACATTAACGGTGCCAATCACCTGGGCAACGATTCCATGATTTCCATGATTTCGGAAGCCCGCGCCCGCTTTCTGTACGAGTTTGGCGTGCGCGAAACGGAACGCGACGGCACCGGCATCATCGTCACCGACCTGGCCACCACCTACCGGGCGGAAGCACATGCCCGGGATCAATTGCTGTTTGAAGTGGGCGTGATGGACTTTAACAAGTACGGCGGCGACATCACCTTCCGCATCACGCGCCCGCGCGACAAGACCCTGGTGGCCATGGCCAAATCCGGTTTTGTGTTTTACAACTACAAGACCAGCCAGGTCGTGGCCATGCCGGACGAGTTCCGCGCCAAGTTTCCGCGCGCCAATTGGATCGACTGAGCCCGCACCCGCTGTTTCTCCCGTACTACTCGAAATTGCTGTTTGGGCTAGACTTTTATCACAGCCAAGCGCACGCGCGGTTCCCACACCCCGCGCCAATGTAAGTCAATTGAAGGAGAGAACATGAATTCAACCTGGATTGTGTCGGCCGATCGCGGCCGCGCCCGCATCTTTCTCGAGTCTGACCGCAACAAGCCTCTGCAAGAAATCGAGGACATGGTCAGTCCCTCGGCCCGCACCCGCACCTCGGACGAATACACCGACCGCATCGGGACCTTTGCAGGGGGCAAGAGCATCCACAAGACGGGTGGCCATCTGCCCAGCAGCCAGTACGAGCCGCCGACCACCCCGGACGAGCACGAGACTGAAGTGTTTGCCAAGGAAGTGTGCGGCTACCTGCTCAAGGGCAAGCAGGAAGGGCGCTTTGACAAGCTGGCCCTGGTGGCCGCACCGGGCTT
This region of Massilia sp. PAMC28688 genomic DNA includes:
- a CDS encoding MFS transporter, producing MADPGLPAHRLRAAFMDHPPRSPQTIAMLGVTQLVSWGSLYYAFAILSQSIARDTGMRPEIVFGAYSWALLACGLAAPVVGRLIDRHGGRPVLAGGSVVTAAGFFLLAHASGVFLYFLAWTVLGLGMAAVLYDAAFAALNYRFGLDARRAIASLTLFGGFASTVFWPLTLKLDTALGWRDTYFIYGLVQLLLCLPLHLMLDRHQAPRVAPAASRTRADFTLRQALHHPMFWMLALALAANQFIFSALSVHLIGILQGFGHSVTSVVIMSSLIGPMLVAGRLLEMTFGHRVGADTLGKLCFATLPAAMLLVMFLGRHQLAMALFCAVYGLATGILTIVRGTVPQLLFGTRNYGAIAGALATPSLLTKAAGPLAVAAMMGAQAGPAPLFGMLLAFSLVSLVLYLLALRGQAAAPAPVATG
- a CDS encoding thioesterase family protein encodes the protein MARLQLDFPEEQYYYTTPLTVRVTDINGANHLGNDSMISMISEARARFLYEFGVRETERDGTGIIVTDLATTYRAEAHARDQLLFEVGVMDFNKYGGDITFRITRPRDKTLVAMAKSGFVFYNYKTSQVVAMPDEFRAKFPRANWID
- a CDS encoding host attachment protein; translation: MNSTWIVSADRGRARIFLESDRNKPLQEIEDMVSPSARTRTSDEYTDRIGTFAGGKSIHKTGGHLPSSQYEPPTTPDEHETEVFAKEVCGYLLKGKQEGRFDKLALVAAPGFLGSLRNELDAQLKPLVSYEINKDYTHSNGQQLRELIDAHNSKQ